From the genome of Longimicrobiales bacterium:
ACGGTTGCCCCCCGACGCGGAGCGCGCGCTGCGCATGTTCTTCGATGCCGTGGCAGCGATGATGGTGAACAGGCCGGGATGAGCGACGCCGTGACAGTCGCTCGCTCACGCCGCCCCCACCTCGAAGTCTCGATGCTGAAGAGACCCGGATGAGCGACGGCCCGCCCGCCGAGTCGCAGCCGCCGCCGGGCGTAGCACTGCGCACGGAAATCGTTGTGATCGGTGCCGGGCAGGGCGGGCTGTCGTCGGCGTACCACCTGAAGCGCCGCGCGCTCGAGCCGGTTCGCGAGTTCCTCGTTCTCGACCGCTACCCGCAGCCCGGCGGCGCCTGGCAGTACCGCTGGCCGTCGCTTACGCTGAGCACCGTAAACCGCCTGCACGATCTGCCCGGGCTGAAGTTCAGCGATGTGATCGACACGGCGCAGCAGGAAGTACGCGCGAGCGACGCGGTGCCGGCGTACTTCGCGGAGTACGAACGGACGTTCCAGCTGCCGGTGTACCGGCCCGTCAGCGTGACCGTGGTCTGCCGGCGCGACGACCGGTTCCGCGTGGAGATCGACGGCGGCGGCTACATCTCGGCGCGCGGCATCATCAACGCAACCGGTACGTGGGACAGCCCTTACATCCCCGACTACCCGGGCAGGGACCGCTTCCGCGGGCGACAGCTGCACACGAAAGACTTCCGGACTGCGGACGAGTTCGCCGGCCGGCACGTCGTGATCGTCGGCGGCGGCATCTCCGCGATCCAGCTGCTCGACCAGATCTCGCGCGTCACGTCAACGACGTGGGTCACGCGCAGCCCACCCGACTTCCGCGAAGGCCCGTTCGACGAGGAGCGCGGTCGCGCTGCCGTCGCGATCGTCGAAGACCGCGTGCGCCGCGGACTGCCGCCGGGCTCCGTCGTGTCCGTGACAGGGCTCCCGGTCACACCTGCCATCATGGATATGCGGCAGCGTGGCGTGCTGGAGCGGTTGCCGATGTTCGCGGAGATCACCGAGGAGGGGGTGCGCTGGGAGGACGGGTCGGATGTCAGGGCGGACGTGATCCTCTGGTGCACCGGCTTCCGCAGCTCGCTCGACCATCTCGCACCGCTGATGCTGCGCGAGGAGGGGGGCGGCATACGGATGACTGGACGGCTAGCGACGCAGGTCGCCAGGGAGCCACGCGTACACCTGGTCGGTTACGGCCCTTCCGCGTCCACGATCGGAGCGAATCGCGCCGGCGGCGCGGCCGCATCGGAGCTGATGAAAACGCTGGGGCTTTCGTGAGGACGTCGCCTGCGGTCGACGCCGGGGAGCTGATGAAAACGCCGAGGCTTTTGTGAGG
Proteins encoded in this window:
- a CDS encoding NAD(P)-binding domain-containing protein yields the protein MSDGPPAESQPPPGVALRTEIVVIGAGQGGLSSAYHLKRRALEPVREFLVLDRYPQPGGAWQYRWPSLTLSTVNRLHDLPGLKFSDVIDTAQQEVRASDAVPAYFAEYERTFQLPVYRPVSVTVVCRRDDRFRVEIDGGGYISARGIINATGTWDSPYIPDYPGRDRFRGRQLHTKDFRTADEFAGRHVVIVGGGISAIQLLDQISRVTSTTWVTRSPPDFREGPFDEERGRAAVAIVEDRVRRGLPPGSVVSVTGLPVTPAIMDMRQRGVLERLPMFAEITEEGVRWEDGSDVRADVILWCTGFRSSLDHLAPLMLREEGGGIRMTGRLATQVAREPRVHLVGYGPSASTIGANRAGGAAASELMKTLGLS